One region of Skermanella mucosa genomic DNA includes:
- a CDS encoding coiled-coil domain-containing protein, which yields MLGGATAIALILAVTGWTRANTYSNQADNLRAEVAGLQSQLGDAQAQLTSTQGQLATAQGQLATVTGERDQLQPLAAQVASLNDELADVQVERSMMLNERNGIVQRLGAVTWARDVGETDVARLEKRVAALTSQRDELMPLVDEVARLEDLRATLLGERNELVQKIGGVAWARDTAEAKVAELGQDIERLQAERDRIAADMTAMESAIGTREELEDQVARTEAQAKEIEGQLANLTARRDELNAEIAQSEQRISELQGAVSLASQNLAAIGNEVAQRSQALNALRQQQQEATRQAEAAKAVFLDAERQLSLLRDQMVNQAEVLRAAAKPDTDGTVPASGSTQPSQ from the coding sequence TTGCTCGGCGGTGCTACGGCCATCGCGCTGATCCTTGCGGTGACCGGCTGGACCCGGGCCAACACCTACAGCAATCAGGCGGATAACCTGAGAGCGGAAGTTGCGGGTCTTCAGTCGCAGCTCGGCGATGCCCAGGCGCAACTTACCAGCACCCAGGGGCAACTAGCCACCGCCCAGGGCCAGCTTGCCACGGTCACCGGCGAGCGCGACCAGTTGCAGCCACTGGCCGCCCAGGTCGCCAGCCTCAACGACGAGCTCGCCGATGTCCAGGTCGAGCGGTCGATGATGCTGAACGAGCGGAACGGCATCGTCCAGAGGCTCGGCGCCGTCACGTGGGCGCGCGATGTCGGCGAGACCGACGTCGCGCGGCTCGAGAAGCGTGTGGCCGCACTGACCAGCCAGCGGGACGAACTGATGCCGCTGGTCGACGAGGTCGCCCGGCTGGAGGATCTGCGCGCCACCCTGCTGGGCGAGCGGAACGAGCTTGTCCAGAAGATCGGCGGCGTCGCCTGGGCGCGTGACACCGCCGAAGCCAAGGTCGCCGAACTCGGGCAGGACATCGAGAGGCTGCAGGCGGAGCGGGACCGGATCGCCGCCGACATGACGGCCATGGAATCCGCAATCGGTACCCGGGAGGAGCTTGAGGACCAGGTGGCCAGGACCGAGGCCCAGGCGAAGGAGATCGAGGGCCAGCTCGCCAACCTGACGGCCCGGCGCGACGAGCTGAATGCAGAGATCGCGCAGAGTGAACAGCGGATCTCCGAGCTTCAGGGCGCCGTTTCGCTGGCCAGCCAGAACCTCGCCGCCATCGGCAACGAGGTGGCCCAGCGGTCGCAGGCCCTCAACGCGCTGCGCCAGCAGCAGCAGGAGGCGACCCGACAGGCCGAGGCGGCGAAGGCCGTCTTCCTCGATGCCGAGAGGCAGCTGAGCCTCCTGCGCGACCAGATGGTCAACCAGGCGGAGGTTCTGCGTGCGGCCGCCAAGCCGGATACCGACGGGACCGTTCCGGCGAGCGGATCGACCCAGCCCTCCCAGTGA
- a CDS encoding FmdB family zinc ribbon protein has product MPVYDYMCESCGAFTALRPMARSAEPCGCPDCGAPASRAYLSFPSIGGMDPARRAAFETNERSAHAPKLSRKSDRAPGEAGGHGPGCSCCSGGGKSSAVYTRDGAKTFPSKRPWMISH; this is encoded by the coding sequence ATGCCGGTCTACGACTACATGTGCGAAAGCTGCGGCGCCTTCACGGCTTTGCGGCCCATGGCCCGGTCCGCCGAGCCGTGCGGCTGTCCCGACTGCGGGGCGCCGGCGTCCCGGGCGTATTTGTCCTTCCCGAGCATCGGCGGGATGGACCCGGCGCGCCGGGCCGCCTTCGAAACCAACGAGCGAAGCGCGCACGCGCCGAAGCTTTCGAGAAAATCCGACCGGGCGCCGGGCGAAGCGGGCGGCCACGGCCCCGGCTGCTCCTGCTGCTCGGGCGGCGGCAAGAGCAGCGCCGTCTATACCCGGGACGGCGCGAAGACGTTCCCGTCCAAACGTCCCTGGATGATCTCGCACTGA
- the fmdA gene encoding formamidase: protein MAETIIKIDLGSSPYDNDMIHNRWHPDIPMVATVKPGDDFIVECFDWTGGQIKNDDSAADVRDVDLSQVHFLSGPIGVEGAEPGDLLVVDFLDIGAFPASQWGFNGFFSKNNGGGFLTEHFPEAQKSIWDFEGMFTKSRHVPGVRFPGLIHPGLIGCLPSRDMLQTWNTREKALFDTNPERVPALATLPYGPTAHMGRLKGDDAKAAGAEGARTVPPREHGGNCDIKDLSRGAKVFFPVYVPGAGLSMGDLHFSQGDGEITFCGAIEMAGWIHLKVELIKGGMAKFGIKNPIFKPSPIKPTYDDYLIFEGISVDEGGVQHYLDVHVAYRQACLNAIEYLTKFGFTRAQAYAILGTAPVQGHISGVVDIPNACATLWLPTGVFEFDINPGSDGPKKMLDGSIDVPLAPDL, encoded by the coding sequence ATGGCGGAAACAATCATCAAGATCGACCTGGGCTCTTCCCCCTACGACAACGACATGATCCATAACCGCTGGCATCCGGACATCCCGATGGTGGCGACGGTCAAGCCAGGCGACGACTTCATTGTCGAGTGCTTCGACTGGACCGGCGGCCAGATCAAGAACGACGACAGCGCCGCCGACGTGCGCGACGTGGACTTGTCCCAGGTCCATTTCCTCTCCGGTCCGATCGGCGTCGAGGGAGCGGAACCGGGCGACCTGCTGGTGGTCGATTTCCTCGACATCGGCGCCTTCCCGGCCAGCCAGTGGGGCTTCAACGGCTTCTTCTCGAAGAACAACGGCGGCGGCTTCCTGACCGAGCATTTCCCCGAGGCCCAGAAGTCGATCTGGGACTTCGAGGGCATGTTCACCAAGTCGCGCCACGTGCCGGGAGTCCGCTTCCCCGGCCTGATCCATCCCGGATTGATCGGCTGCCTGCCGTCCCGCGACATGCTCCAGACCTGGAACACCCGCGAGAAGGCGCTGTTCGACACCAATCCCGAGCGGGTGCCGGCGCTCGCCACGCTGCCCTACGGCCCGACCGCCCATATGGGCAGGCTCAAGGGCGACGACGCGAAGGCGGCGGGCGCCGAGGGCGCGCGGACCGTGCCGCCGCGCGAGCATGGCGGCAACTGCGACATCAAGGACCTGTCGCGCGGTGCCAAGGTGTTCTTCCCGGTCTATGTGCCGGGGGCGGGCCTGTCCATGGGCGACCTGCATTTCAGCCAGGGCGACGGCGAGATCACCTTCTGCGGCGCCATCGAGATGGCCGGCTGGATCCACCTGAAGGTCGAACTGATCAAGGGCGGCATGGCGAAGTTCGGGATCAAGAACCCGATCTTCAAGCCAAGCCCGATCAAGCCGACCTACGACGACTACCTGATCTTCGAGGGGATCTCGGTCGACGAGGGCGGCGTCCAGCATTATCTCGACGTCCATGTGGCGTATCGCCAAGCCTGCCTGAACGCGATCGAGTACCTGACCAAATTCGGCTTCACCCGCGCCCAGGCCTACGCGATCCTCGGCACGGCACCGGTCCAGGGCCATATCAGCGGCGTGGTCGACATTCCCAACGCCTGCGCCACCCTGTGGCTGCCGACCGGCGTGTTCGAGTTCGACATCAATCCCGGTTCGGACGGACCGAAGAAGATGCTGGACGGCTCGATCGACGTGCCGCTCGCCCCGGATCTCTGA
- the urtE gene encoding urea ABC transporter ATP-binding subunit UrtE, with product MLNVSSLHVAYGQSEVLHGLDFAVAPNEIVAIMGRNGMGKTTLMKSLMGIVPTRSGSVAVGGADITHLKSHQRVAKGVGFVPQGRMIFSTMTVEENIETGLTVSGETRVPPDIYELFPVLLEMKGRRGGNLSGGQQQQLAIARALASRPKVLLLDEPTEGIQPSIIRDMARTLKRIRDERGLSIVVSEQVLSFALDIADRVLVLENGTIVQDQPRAGIDEAQVARYLSV from the coding sequence ATGCTCAACGTCTCCAGCCTGCACGTGGCCTACGGCCAGAGCGAAGTCCTGCACGGCCTGGACTTCGCGGTCGCTCCGAACGAGATCGTCGCGATCATGGGCCGCAACGGCATGGGCAAGACCACGCTGATGAAGTCCCTGATGGGGATCGTGCCGACCCGCAGCGGCTCGGTCGCGGTCGGAGGGGCCGACATCACCCACCTGAAGAGCCACCAGCGCGTGGCCAAGGGCGTCGGCTTCGTGCCCCAGGGCCGGATGATCTTCTCGACCATGACGGTGGAGGAGAACATCGAGACCGGCCTGACGGTCTCGGGAGAGACCAGGGTCCCGCCCGACATCTACGAGCTGTTCCCCGTCCTGCTGGAGATGAAGGGCCGGCGCGGCGGCAACCTGTCCGGCGGCCAGCAGCAGCAACTCGCCATCGCCCGCGCGCTCGCCAGCCGTCCCAAGGTTCTTCTGCTGGACGAGCCGACCGAGGGCATCCAGCCCAGCATCATCCGCGACATGGCCCGGACCCTCAAGCGCATCCGGGACGAGCGCGGATTGAGCATCGTCGTGTCGGAGCAGGTGCTGAGCTTCGCGCTCGACATCGCCGACCGCGTCCTGGTGCTGGAGAACGGCACCATCGTCCAGGACCAGCCCCGGGCCGGCATCGACGAGGCGCAGGTCGCCCGGTACCTGTCGGTCTGA